The following coding sequences are from one Virgibacillus necropolis window:
- a CDS encoding DUF3891 family protein codes for MIVRERTDDIVMITQDNHARISGVFAAKWENSIFNDKDKRASVELAISEHDRGWIPVDKKPFWNDQTGLPYSFMDLPTEPKLVFYKNGIDEIEKMDPYASLLCSHHYYRFTADDFGEESQRFLRNEQDRQNRIKQLIDFDEEAFQFHYDLLNFCDNLSLYVCLNEPDVSKEHEHYFYKKGMPIPSTFSFFYGSHLDICWKDKHTISLSQLPFEEPVVIEINQKVVPKEHIAEEGILSAYENTLEERVRVRVTG; via the coding sequence ATGATAGTACGAGAACGCACGGATGATATCGTTATGATTACACAGGATAACCATGCACGGATTTCGGGGGTCTTTGCTGCGAAATGGGAAAATTCTATTTTCAATGATAAGGACAAACGAGCGTCAGTAGAACTGGCAATCTCGGAACACGATAGAGGCTGGATTCCAGTAGATAAGAAACCTTTTTGGAATGACCAAACTGGATTACCATATTCATTTATGGACTTACCAACTGAACCTAAACTTGTTTTCTACAAGAATGGAATCGATGAGATAGAAAAGATGGATCCTTATGCAAGTCTTCTGTGTAGTCATCATTATTATCGTTTTACAGCAGATGATTTTGGGGAGGAATCACAACGGTTTTTACGAAATGAACAGGATCGCCAGAATAGAATAAAACAATTAATCGATTTTGATGAAGAAGCTTTTCAGTTTCATTACGACTTACTAAATTTTTGTGATAACTTGTCCTTGTACGTTTGCTTAAACGAACCAGATGTATCGAAGGAACATGAGCATTATTTTTATAAGAAGGGGATGCCTATTCCTTCCACATTTTCATTTTTTTATGGTAGTCATTTAGATATTTGCTGGAAGGACAAGCATACTATTTCTTTATCTCAATTGCCTTTTGAAGAGCCTGTTGTCATTGAAATAAATCAAAAAGTAGTACCAAAAGAACATATAGCTGAAGAAGGTATTTTGTCAGCATATGAAAACACTCTTGAAGAGAGGGTTCGTGTTAGGGTTACCGGCTAA
- a CDS encoding superoxide dismutase family protein, translating into MYSYNNGQYGNDYQMYYPVRQRVSRAYAEVQGSALAPDLYGYVVFTDVPYGTEVMVEVSGLPPYQPAQGDQAPIGPHGFHIHQHADCGSADKPEPFQEAGGHWNPTNQPHGNHAGDFPVLFSNNGYARMSFFTNAFSVEDVIGHSVMIHQNPDDYRSQPSGDAGKRIGCGPIMALQ; encoded by the coding sequence ATGTATTCATATAACAATGGGCAATATGGCAACGATTATCAAATGTATTATCCAGTAAGACAAAGGGTATCAAGAGCGTATGCAGAGGTACAAGGTAGTGCATTAGCCCCGGATTTATACGGTTATGTTGTTTTCACAGACGTTCCTTATGGTACAGAAGTAATGGTGGAAGTATCAGGACTCCCACCATACCAACCAGCACAAGGGGATCAAGCGCCGATAGGACCGCATGGCTTTCATATTCATCAACATGCTGATTGCGGAAGTGCAGATAAGCCGGAGCCCTTCCAAGAGGCAGGTGGGCACTGGAATCCGACTAATCAGCCACACGGGAATCATGCAGGCGATTTTCCAGTTCTATTTTCGAATAATGGTTATGCTAGAATGTCATTTTTTACAAATGCATTTAGTGTAGAGGATGTTATTGGGCATTCAGTCATGATTCATCAGAATCCTGATGATTATCGGTCACAGCCTTCGGGGGATGCTGGAAAACGGATAGGCTGCGGTCCGATAATGGCACTTCAATAA
- a CDS encoding Uma2 family endonuclease, which translates to MSDKSKSDKLNHNIIRENNLTYNDYASIDDGNYYELSGGQLELMSPAPSVTHQFISFEIQKNITQSCESDYIILYAPVDMILSSTEVRQPDLVLINRKRIGIISKRGIEGAPDLVVEILSPSTLKRDKIDKLKTYAIFRIPEYWIVEPDTGVLEQHILHGDQYNLVDIFQKDDLVNSPNIPCISFTMAAVMENIPPLSDE; encoded by the coding sequence ATGAGTGATAAAAGTAAAAGCGACAAATTAAATCACAATATTATAAGAGAAAATAACCTCACGTACAATGACTATGCATCGATAGATGATGGTAATTATTATGAATTATCAGGGGGACAACTTGAGCTAATGAGCCCAGCTCCATCCGTTACTCATCAGTTTATTAGTTTCGAGATCCAAAAAAACATTACACAAAGCTGTGAATCAGATTACATTATATTATATGCACCTGTTGACATGATTTTGTCATCTACTGAAGTACGTCAACCAGACCTTGTACTTATTAATCGAAAACGTATAGGTATAATAAGTAAACGAGGAATAGAGGGAGCGCCAGACCTTGTTGTGGAAATTCTTTCTCCTTCAACGTTAAAAAGGGATAAAATTGATAAATTAAAGACGTATGCTATATTCCGTATTCCTGAGTATTGGATCGTTGAACCTGATACTGGTGTTTTAGAACAACACATTTTACACGGTGACCAGTACAATCTTGTTGATATCTTTCAAAAAGACGATCTTGTCAATTCCCCAAACATCCCATGTATTTCTTTCACAATGGCTGCAGTTATGGAAAACATCCCCCCTTTGTCAGATGAATAA
- a CDS encoding efflux RND transporter permease subunit has translation MKQIINFSLNNKLAIWILTIMVVVAGLYSGLNMKQETMPDITLPNVSVLTTYPGAAPDEVAEEVTVPIEQRVQNLKGVELVSSTSLANASSIQIQFSFDSDMDKATSEVESALSDLNLPEGAKEPQVSRLSLNAFPVIALSISNEDQSLEQLTTTVEGKVVPELEGIEGVSDAQITGQQVQKVTINFNENELTKYGLNQKTIQQLIQGSDISFPLGLTNFDGNVKNLVIDGNVATVDDLRNLEIPITPSQSGQSAAQQGSAPEQNPEQQGSLQLPTVPLGELAEIKVAGEAESISRTNGEDSIGIQIVKAADANTVDVVNGVKDALSKFEDNLGLTITTTFDQGEPIEEAVSTMLSKALFGAIFAVVIILLFLRSIKTTLISIISIPLSLLMAVFLLHQMDITLNIMTLGALTVAIGRVIDDSIVVVENIYRRMALSGEKLRGKELIREATRQMFIPIFSSTIVTIAVFLPLGLVSGQVGEMFLPFALAVVFALSASLIVAVTIVPMLAHSLFKKGLAGNAAKEVTKSHAKPSKLANFYKGILDFTLNHKLITFGGASVVLVLSLFLVPIIGVSFLPVQEQKMLMVTYSPEPGQTREEAEEVALDAEELFSDRAGVTTYQYSLGGGSPMSMMGMGGGNSALFYVEYADDFENFSGEDTKVVETLNKTTENGEWGTIDFAGMGASGLQLFVYGDNMEEIQSAVGQILPTMKDHNDLEKVESSISEAYDQYTLVANQEKLSQYGLTAAQVGMKLSSAGEAPILTTVKHDGEDVNVYIEVEEKQYDSIEDLTNSEIQTPLGTTVKLGEVVDVEEGKSPDTIERREGKMYASLTAEVKTNDVAAVSTEVENEINELDLSNGVNVEFGGVTEQINESFMQLGLAMLAAIAIVYFVLVVTFGGALAPLAILFSLPFTIIGGLVALWIADEPLSVSAMIGALMLIGIVVTNAIVLIDRVIHKEKEGLSTREALLEAGSTRLRPILMTALATIGALIPLAIGMEGGGLISKGLGLTVIGGLTSSTLLTLVIVPIVYEAFAKFRKKDIKE, from the coding sequence TTGAAGCAAATCATTAATTTTTCTCTTAATAATAAATTAGCTATATGGATTTTAACTATTATGGTTGTTGTAGCAGGTTTATATTCGGGTTTAAACATGAAACAAGAAACGATGCCTGACATTACCTTACCAAATGTATCTGTATTGACTACTTATCCAGGTGCAGCACCAGATGAGGTTGCAGAAGAAGTGACGGTGCCAATTGAGCAACGGGTACAGAATTTAAAAGGGGTGGAACTAGTTAGCTCTACTTCTTTAGCAAACGCTTCTTCTATCCAAATTCAATTCAGTTTTGATTCTGATATGGATAAAGCAACAAGTGAAGTTGAGAGCGCTTTGTCTGATTTAAATTTACCTGAAGGGGCTAAAGAACCACAAGTCTCCCGGTTGAGTTTAAATGCTTTTCCAGTAATCGCTTTAAGCATTAGTAATGAGGATCAATCCCTTGAACAATTGACAACAACGGTAGAGGGAAAAGTTGTTCCCGAGTTAGAAGGCATTGAAGGTGTCTCTGATGCACAAATTACTGGACAACAAGTGCAAAAGGTTACCATAAATTTTAATGAAAACGAACTTACTAAATATGGCTTAAATCAAAAAACAATCCAACAATTGATTCAAGGGTCAGATATTTCTTTCCCGTTAGGCTTAACAAACTTCGATGGTAACGTAAAAAATCTGGTCATTGATGGTAATGTCGCAACGGTTGACGATCTAAGGAATTTAGAGATTCCTATTACACCATCGCAATCGGGTCAGTCTGCCGCGCAACAGGGATCAGCACCAGAACAAAATCCTGAGCAGCAAGGTTCGTTGCAATTACCGACAGTCCCATTGGGTGAACTTGCTGAAATTAAAGTAGCAGGAGAGGCCGAATCGATCTCGAGAACAAATGGTGAGGATTCGATTGGAATTCAGATTGTAAAGGCAGCTGACGCAAATACTGTTGACGTTGTTAATGGTGTAAAAGATGCGCTCAGCAAATTCGAGGACAATCTTGGCCTCACGATAACGACTACTTTTGATCAGGGAGAACCAATCGAAGAAGCTGTTAGTACAATGCTGAGTAAGGCATTGTTCGGTGCAATTTTTGCAGTGGTTATTATCTTGTTGTTTTTGAGAAGTATTAAAACAACGTTAATTTCAATTATCTCGATTCCGTTATCCCTATTGATGGCTGTATTCCTGTTGCATCAAATGGATATAACGCTTAACATTATGACCCTCGGTGCGCTGACAGTTGCAATCGGCCGGGTAATCGATGATTCGATTGTTGTTGTCGAAAATATATATAGACGTATGGCCTTATCTGGAGAAAAACTTCGCGGTAAAGAATTAATCCGTGAGGCCACAAGACAGATGTTTATACCTATTTTTTCTTCTACGATAGTGACGATTGCTGTATTCTTACCACTAGGATTAGTCAGTGGGCAGGTTGGTGAGATGTTCTTACCATTTGCATTAGCGGTTGTGTTTGCTCTTTCTGCATCCTTGATTGTTGCAGTGACAATCGTTCCTATGCTTGCACATTCGCTGTTTAAAAAAGGGTTAGCTGGAAATGCAGCTAAAGAGGTTACTAAAAGTCATGCGAAACCAAGTAAACTAGCTAACTTCTATAAGGGTATTCTTGACTTTACACTTAACCATAAACTGATTACCTTTGGTGGAGCATCGGTGGTATTGGTTTTAAGCTTATTCTTAGTGCCAATTATTGGAGTGAGCTTCCTGCCAGTTCAGGAACAAAAAATGTTGATGGTTACGTATAGTCCGGAGCCAGGGCAAACAAGAGAAGAAGCTGAGGAAGTTGCCCTTGATGCGGAAGAACTTTTCAGTGACCGTGCTGGTGTTACAACTTACCAGTATTCATTAGGTGGAGGAAGCCCAATGAGTATGATGGGGATGGGCGGTGGAAATTCTGCATTATTCTATGTGGAGTATGCCGACGATTTTGAGAACTTTAGCGGTGAGGATACGAAAGTGGTCGAAACCCTAAACAAAACGACTGAGAACGGTGAATGGGGAACCATTGATTTTGCCGGTATGGGAGCAAGTGGGTTACAGTTGTTTGTCTACGGTGACAATATGGAAGAGATTCAAAGTGCTGTAGGTCAAATTCTGCCGACAATGAAAGACCACAATGATCTGGAAAAAGTTGAGTCAAGTATATCTGAAGCATACGATCAATATACGCTTGTCGCTAATCAGGAAAAATTAAGTCAATATGGGCTGACGGCAGCACAGGTTGGCATGAAGCTTAGCAGTGCTGGTGAAGCGCCAATTCTCACGACTGTGAAACACGACGGGGAAGATGTGAATGTTTATATTGAAGTGGAAGAAAAGCAATATGATAGTATTGAAGATTTAACGAACTCTGAAATTCAAACACCGCTTGGAACCACCGTTAAATTAGGAGAAGTGGTGGATGTTGAAGAAGGAAAATCACCTGATACGATTGAACGAAGAGAAGGCAAGATGTATGCATCACTAACTGCGGAAGTAAAGACTAATGATGTAGCGGCTGTTTCGACTGAGGTTGAAAATGAAATAAATGAACTTGACCTGTCAAATGGAGTAAACGTTGAGTTTGGTGGTGTTACGGAACAAATTAATGAGTCGTTTATGCAGTTAGGCTTGGCAATGCTTGCTGCAATAGCCATTGTTTACTTCGTGTTAGTCGTAACATTTGGTGGTGCACTGGCGCCTCTTGCCATTCTATTCTCACTGCCATTCACTATAATTGGTGGTTTAGTAGCATTATGGATAGCAGATGAACCTTTAAGTGTGTCGGCAATGATTGGTGCATTGATGCTGATTGGTATTGTTGTAACAAACGCGATTGTTCTGATTGACCGTGTTATTCATAAAGAAAAGGAAGGCCTGTCTACGAGAGAGGCCCTTCTGGAAGCAGGATCTACACGTCTGCGTCCTATTTTAATGACTGCTCTTGCCACGATTGGAGCGCTAATCCCGCTCGCAATTGGAATGGAAGGCGGAGGTCTGATATCAAAAGGGCTGGGACTGACAGTAATTGGTGGTTTAACAAGTTCAACGTTATTAACACTTGTTATTGTCCCAATCGTTTATGAAGCATTCGCTAAATTTAGGAAAAAGGATATAAAAGAATAA
- a CDS encoding TetR/AcrR family transcriptional regulator, with product MNEKKKNIIVTSIDLFADKGFYSTSIQEIAEKSNVSKGAFYLHFHSKDELLLEIFKYYYDLMQENLQNATDERLSPKENFIKQVEVQFYEILKHKSFILTQLKEQAITLNKELFEFIRFKEFETHKWYKKTLIAIYGDEVKPYVTDAGNIFEGIKNRYIQILIQGDIDIPIPELASFLVERLDDIVINLLSKGRNPMLTEEKMVPIFSGIEAPEEMIKKEVVNYLLEMQKMLTEFKLEEKMFNELQGVTDFIITEVKKQDSKGFVIQGLLANFKGIQQFDKYRKLISEKLQIRLL from the coding sequence ATGAATGAAAAGAAAAAGAATATAATCGTTACATCTATAGACCTCTTTGCAGATAAAGGTTTTTATTCTACATCTATTCAAGAAATAGCTGAAAAAAGCAATGTTTCCAAAGGGGCCTTCTATTTGCATTTCCATTCGAAAGATGAATTATTGCTTGAAATATTTAAATACTATTACGATTTGATGCAGGAAAACTTACAAAATGCGACGGATGAACGTTTGAGTCCAAAAGAAAATTTTATAAAACAAGTAGAAGTACAATTTTATGAAATATTAAAACATAAAAGCTTTATTCTTACACAATTAAAAGAACAAGCAATCACACTGAATAAGGAACTATTTGAATTTATTCGATTCAAGGAATTCGAAACACACAAATGGTACAAAAAAACGCTGATTGCTATTTATGGCGATGAAGTAAAACCTTATGTTACAGATGCAGGAAACATATTTGAAGGAATTAAAAACCGCTACATTCAAATTTTAATTCAGGGCGACATAGACATTCCAATCCCTGAACTCGCTTCATTTTTAGTAGAACGATTAGATGATATTGTTATTAATCTACTATCCAAAGGAAGAAACCCTATGCTTACTGAAGAAAAAATGGTACCCATCTTCTCTGGTATTGAAGCGCCAGAGGAAATGATAAAAAAAGAAGTAGTTAATTACTTATTAGAAATGCAAAAAATGCTTACTGAATTTAAACTTGAAGAAAAAATGTTCAATGAGCTACAAGGAGTAACTGACTTCATAATTACCGAAGTGAAAAAACAGGATTCTAAAGGATTTGTCATCCAAGGGTTGCTAGCGAATTTTAAAGGAATACAGCAATTTGATAAATATCGGAAATTGATATCAGAAAAACTTCAAATAAGGCTTTTATAA
- a CDS encoding TerC family protein, translating into MEGIWLEYGWTLLVLIGLEGLLSADNALVMAVIAKHLPEDEKKRAINYGILGAFIFRFGALFAISFIAQVWQVQAIGAAYLIYLGLKHIIVTYFGSEKGDTEAEKENEPAGTSFWPTVAKIGLADLAFAIDSILAAVALALALPETPLPDFGGMDGGKFIVVVIAGIAGLVLIKFAAGWFVKLLEVRPGLETVAYMIVAWVGVKLAVITLAHDKVGVLPHDFPHSTGWTIFFWGVLLSIAVGGWFLSGRSAKKDSK; encoded by the coding sequence TTGGAAGGAATATGGTTAGAATATGGATGGACATTATTAGTACTAATTGGTCTAGAGGGGTTACTCTCTGCCGACAATGCCCTAGTTATGGCAGTTATAGCTAAGCACTTACCTGAAGATGAGAAGAAACGCGCGATAAATTATGGTATTTTAGGGGCATTTATTTTTAGGTTTGGAGCCCTTTTCGCCATATCATTTATAGCACAGGTATGGCAGGTACAGGCAATTGGTGCTGCTTATCTCATATACTTAGGTCTTAAGCATATCATTGTGACCTATTTCGGATCAGAAAAAGGTGATACAGAGGCCGAGAAAGAGAATGAACCAGCAGGAACTTCATTTTGGCCTACAGTAGCCAAGATAGGTTTGGCGGATCTTGCTTTTGCAATTGATTCTATTCTAGCAGCTGTTGCACTTGCATTGGCACTTCCAGAAACTCCACTGCCAGACTTTGGTGGAATGGATGGCGGTAAATTTATCGTTGTGGTGATTGCCGGTATTGCTGGTCTAGTATTAATTAAATTTGCAGCAGGCTGGTTTGTTAAACTTCTTGAAGTACGACCTGGTTTAGAAACAGTTGCATACATGATCGTGGCGTGGGTTGGTGTAAAACTTGCTGTTATAACACTTGCTCATGATAAAGTTGGTGTATTACCACACGACTTCCCACACAGTACTGGATGGACTATATTCTTCTGGGGTGTACTCCTTTCTATTGCTGTTGGTGGCTGGTTTCTTTCCGGAAGGAGCGCTAAAAAAGATTCAAAATAA
- a CDS encoding GntR family transcriptional regulator, which translates to MPIPTNHSKPIRQSAKESAFNQLQEWIIDGTLHPGEKLNDNELAQALGVSRTPVRESLQLLEVQGFAKMYPGKATQVTEVRKKSIKDLLPPLAALQALSAELAIPHLTDEIIALLEDTNKRFAEAIHSRNYYFALKLDEEFHQIIVDTANNSYIHSIVASLQAHVRRLFFHNSIILTEKSIEEHITIIKLMKENDSTKVTAIMKNNWLRAIDEFSSLNSD; encoded by the coding sequence ATGCCGATACCTACTAATCATTCAAAACCAATTCGTCAATCAGCAAAAGAAAGTGCATTTAACCAACTCCAAGAATGGATAATAGACGGTACATTACACCCTGGAGAAAAATTAAATGACAATGAACTTGCACAGGCGTTAGGTGTCAGTAGAACTCCAGTCCGTGAATCATTGCAACTTCTTGAAGTACAAGGATTTGCAAAAATGTATCCCGGAAAAGCCACACAGGTTACAGAAGTGAGGAAGAAATCGATAAAAGATCTTCTCCCCCCTTTAGCAGCATTACAAGCATTATCCGCTGAATTGGCCATTCCACACCTAACAGATGAAATCATCGCGCTACTCGAAGATACAAACAAAAGATTTGCTGAAGCAATACATTCAAGAAATTATTATTTTGCATTAAAACTTGATGAAGAATTCCATCAGATTATCGTCGATACCGCAAACAATTCTTATATTCATAGCATTGTTGCCTCACTACAGGCCCATGTCAGGAGATTATTCTTCCATAATTCAATTATTTTAACTGAAAAATCCATTGAAGAACATATTACTATTATTAAGTTAATGAAAGAAAACGATAGCACAAAGGTTACCGCAATTATGAAAAACAATTGGCTTCGTGCGATTGACGAGTTTTCTTCCTTAAATTCTGATTAA
- the brnQ gene encoding branched-chain amino acid transport system II carrier protein has protein sequence MRDKPSFSSYAIIGVMLFALFFGAGNLIFPAQLGQHAGTNLWPAILGFLITGVGLPLLGILAMSFSGSRNLQELSSRVHPVYGVFFTSLLYLSIGPFFATPRTGTVAYEVGIAPFVSEGFQQGGLFIFTLLFFAVTLWFSLNPAKIVDNVGKILAPGIVVLLVIFLSVAIINPMGAIQPPQEAYENGAFIEGFLNGYNTMDALASLVFGIIVIKAIQSMGITSKSGILLATAKSGVVATALLAVIYVGIAYLGATSTGTFGVFETGGPVLSSGASYYFGTLGSVMLAIVLALACLTTSIGLTTACAEYFHTLLPKISYKRFVLFFSVMTFVIANFGLANIITYSVPVLMFLYPLAIVLIILTFLSPLYNHARMVYVSTIAVTFLISSIDGLKALCDSLGLDYFGWMVPIVSFYEKLLPLYNQGLGWLLPSLVVIAVTGLVVHFPKLMHNNRRFSH, from the coding sequence ATGAGGGACAAACCATCATTTTCATCTTACGCAATAATAGGAGTTATGTTGTTTGCATTGTTTTTCGGTGCCGGGAATCTAATCTTCCCAGCACAGCTTGGTCAACATGCTGGAACCAACCTATGGCCAGCTATACTAGGATTTTTGATTACTGGGGTTGGACTGCCATTACTTGGAATTTTAGCGATGAGCTTTTCTGGAAGTCGGAATCTTCAGGAACTATCAAGCAGAGTACATCCAGTTTATGGAGTATTTTTCACTTCATTGTTATATTTGTCAATTGGACCATTTTTTGCAACTCCTCGTACAGGTACTGTGGCGTATGAGGTTGGTATCGCACCATTTGTAAGTGAAGGATTTCAACAAGGTGGTTTGTTCATTTTTACATTGTTATTTTTTGCTGTTACCCTTTGGTTTTCTTTGAATCCAGCAAAGATTGTTGATAATGTGGGGAAAATATTAGCGCCAGGAATTGTGGTTTTACTTGTCATCTTTTTATCTGTGGCAATCATTAACCCGATGGGGGCTATTCAACCGCCACAAGAAGCTTACGAGAACGGTGCTTTCATTGAAGGTTTCTTAAATGGGTATAACACGATGGATGCGCTTGCTTCTCTAGTATTTGGTATTATTGTTATAAAGGCAATTCAATCGATGGGTATAACATCTAAAAGTGGAATACTTCTTGCAACTGCAAAGTCAGGAGTAGTAGCAACCGCATTACTCGCAGTTATCTATGTTGGAATTGCGTACTTAGGAGCGACAAGTACAGGCACTTTCGGAGTTTTTGAAACAGGTGGGCCGGTGCTCAGCAGTGGAGCGTCGTATTATTTTGGAACACTAGGGTCAGTTATGTTAGCAATTGTTCTCGCGCTCGCTTGTTTAACCACGAGCATCGGATTAACAACAGCTTGTGCGGAATACTTTCATACACTGCTTCCGAAAATCAGTTACAAACGATTTGTCCTGTTTTTTTCAGTGATGACATTTGTGATTGCAAACTTTGGCTTAGCAAACATTATTACTTATTCAGTTCCAGTCTTAATGTTTCTTTATCCGCTAGCGATTGTTTTAATAATCCTGACGTTCTTGTCACCATTATATAACCATGCACGTATGGTGTATGTTTCGACGATTGCTGTTACTTTCCTGATCAGCAGTATTGATGGTTTGAAAGCTTTATGTGATTCACTTGGATTGGATTATTTCGGATGGATGGTACCAATCGTTTCCTTTTATGAAAAGTTACTTCCGTTATATAACCAGGGACTAGGATGGTTGTTGCCATCATTGGTGGTTATAGCAGTTACCGGCTTAGTAGTACATTTTCCAAAGCTTATGCATAATAATAGACGGTTTTCTCACTAA
- a CDS encoding exodeoxyribonuclease III — protein sequence MKLVSWNVNGIRACVRKGFLDYFHEVNADIFCIQETKLQEGQIQLDLKGYYQYWNYAIRKGYSGTAIFTKKKPLSVTYGLGEEDTHPEGRIITMEFEKFYLVNVYTPNSQRTLARLGVRIEWEDKLFNYLKRLDDVKPIILCGDLNVAHQEIDLRNFKTNHGNSGFTKEERGKMTELLESGFVDSLRYFYPDTEGLYTWWSYMKTVRERNIGWRIDYFIVSDRVANRLQDSQIHAQVLGSDHCPILLEME from the coding sequence ATGAAACTAGTTTCTTGGAATGTAAATGGGATACGAGCATGTGTCAGAAAAGGCTTTTTAGATTACTTTCATGAGGTGAATGCAGATATTTTCTGTATTCAGGAAACAAAATTACAAGAAGGACAAATACAATTAGATTTAAAAGGATACTACCAATATTGGAATTATGCCATTCGAAAAGGGTATTCAGGAACGGCAATTTTCACAAAGAAAAAGCCATTATCGGTTACGTATGGATTAGGAGAAGAAGATACTCATCCGGAAGGACGAATCATTACGATGGAGTTTGAGAAATTCTATTTAGTAAATGTATACACTCCAAATTCACAGAGAACTTTGGCAAGGCTTGGTGTTCGTATAGAATGGGAAGATAAGCTTTTCAATTATTTAAAACGATTAGATGATGTAAAGCCAATAATCTTATGCGGAGATTTAAACGTTGCCCATCAAGAAATTGATTTGCGGAATTTCAAAACAAACCACGGAAACTCCGGTTTTACAAAAGAAGAACGTGGCAAAATGACTGAACTGCTTGAATCTGGATTTGTTGATAGCCTGCGATACTTTTACCCTGACACGGAAGGACTTTACACATGGTGGTCTTACATGAAAACCGTTCGGGAAAGGAATATCGGATGGCGAATTGATTATTTCATTGTCTCTGATAGAGTAGCAAACCGACTGCAAGATTCACAAATTCATGCACAGGTCCTCGGAAGTGATCACTGTCCGATTTTGTTGGAAATGGAATAG
- a CDS encoding EcsC family protein — protein sequence MTKYEQKVYAEIQVWREKILKQSSLFNRMSKNVQTKINRKIPERVHKVITESIKNMVKATLFGSNLTTKKAQLTSMNLHDRDELLQKKLTAYRKTAVVEGAGTGAGGIFLGIADFPLLLSIKMKFLFEAAAVYGFDTREYEERLFILHVFQLAFSSDEKRKETFYIIENWEEHKKTLVDMDWQVFQQEYRDYIDLIKMLQLVPGLGAIIGAYANYNLLDQLGETAMNAYRLRLLHGGDSPHQ from the coding sequence ATGACTAAATATGAACAGAAGGTATATGCAGAAATACAGGTGTGGCGGGAAAAGATTTTAAAACAGTCCAGTCTTTTTAATCGAATGTCGAAGAACGTGCAAACGAAAATAAACAGGAAGATTCCTGAGAGAGTCCATAAAGTTATCACAGAAAGCATTAAGAATATGGTGAAGGCGACATTGTTTGGTTCGAATCTTACGACGAAGAAAGCCCAATTAACAAGTATGAATCTTCATGACCGGGATGAACTCCTGCAGAAAAAGTTAACCGCTTATCGGAAAACGGCTGTTGTAGAAGGGGCTGGAACAGGTGCAGGTGGTATTTTCCTTGGGATTGCTGATTTCCCTTTGCTTTTATCGATTAAAATGAAGTTCTTGTTTGAAGCGGCTGCAGTATACGGTTTTGACACAAGAGAATATGAGGAACGTTTATTCATTCTTCATGTGTTTCAGCTTGCTTTCTCTAGTGATGAAAAGCGCAAGGAAACATTTTATATCATTGAGAATTGGGAAGAACATAAAAAGACGCTTGTTGATATGGACTGGCAAGTGTTTCAACAAGAATATCGGGATTATATTGACCTGATTAAAATGCTTCAGTTAGTTCCGGGGCTTGGTGCAATCATTGGCGCCTACGCTAACTATAATCTCCTTGATCAATTAGGGGAAACGGCAATGAATGCATATCGATTGCGGTTGTTACATGGTGGGGACAGTCCCCACCAGTAA